The nucleotide window GGAAGGAAGAGGGCGGTGGGGAGCGTTTATCCGGTCGGTGTCAAGGTCGCGGACATCGTTCAACACATTTCCCGCCGCGAGGATCAGGGAGGCTGAGACAGCCGCGCAGAGCAGCCGCGCCGCCCAGGAATCGAGGCCGGTTTCCAGCGAAGGGAAGAAACCGGACAACCTTTCCAGCGGCTTTTCCCCCAGGAGGCCGCCGGAGAATACAGACAGGGCGCATACCAGGACATTCCCCGGCCGGATGATGCAGAAAAACCCGGAAAGTTTCACCATGATCCGCTTCTCCCGGATTGTTTTTCCTTCGAATGAACTTCTTCGATGCCTTTTTCCGAGGGTGGTGCATCCTCGGGGAAAAAGAAATTCCGATGGATTTCAGGCATGGTGTACCGGGCAAGGATAGTTGATATGCTCTGTGGAGCATAGGGCTCTCCCGATCGCGCCGTATCAGCAACCGACTCTCCATACACCTCCGGCAGGTAGCCCGTGCGCTTGAGAATTGCAGTAAGAATGGATATTCGCTCCGACGACACAACGAGTGCGGTTTCAGAAAGTCTCTCTTTTATATAGGGCGCGATTTCCGGTATATGCAGGACGTTCCGGCAAGTTTCGGGGTCCTGGAAGCGCATGAGCATGACCGGTTCAAAGTAGATGCTTCCGTAGGCTTTGGCCCAGGTTTCCAGGGAAAACTGCACATTTTGCGGGAGCGGCGTCCGAGAATGACGGCGAAAGAATTCTACCACTTCACCGGTACTCATTCCCCGCTCTCTTGCCCTGGCTACCCCGCCCCGGTTCACACTATGGGTAATGATCACATCGCGGTTTTTGCGGCTGCTCAGGAGCTCCAGGATGAACCGCACCCGGAGATTGAGTTCAGGCCCGGCAATGACCTCGAAATTGGGCTGAAGGGTAAATAAATCGGACTCATTCCTTTCAAAGGGCAGCACATCACCCCGTGAAAACCGCTCCCCGGCGAAAGTCAGGATAAACTTACCGTTCCTGAAAATTAACAATCCCAGGGAAGCGAATACACTGAGCATCTGCGTTATCTTTCCCTGAAGGCGGGCGTAGCCTCCTGCCGCCATAGTACCCGTATGGAGCATAGAGGCAAAATCTGAGGGATCGATCTCCGTTCCTGCGGGAATCTCCCCCAGGATGCCGACAAACGGAACGATGGTTGATGAATCGGACAGAATACGGGTGAGTGTGAATGAGGCCGCATCCTGGGTCCTTTCGGTGACTGTCATCTCCAGCCAGCCGCCTAGAAGGGAGGACGCCCGGGCGTAACGATAGTCGAAAACCAGAAGACCTCTTTCCCGGAGATAATCTATTGCCAGTGCATCACGGTTATCCGGGGAAAAGAATTGAGGAGCATCGCCGCCGGTGGTAGAACCGGTGAAAATCCGTTCGAGACAGGTTCGTTTCAACCGTCCCTTCAGGGTAAGAGGCAGCTCCTCACGGTACGCCTCAGCCAGAAAGGCAATGATATCCTCCATGAGTGTTGGAATTGATGAGGGAGGAACAGGTACAGCAGGCTCCGGAGG belongs to Candidatus Latescibacter sp. and includes:
- a CDS encoding helicase-associated domain-containing protein → MYLRDYLHDIPLKALKSIACSLGITVEYEARIKLMNAIDRAFWDGALGIRLLNSLTEEERRVLSLIAFSYDAGVHESALAKKLEKISGTRRRELEEILKKLVSYALIGGIRDKDPLFFCLRGNSETIRKTIIGGFLAPPEPAVPVPPSSIPTLMEDIIAFLAEAYREELPLTLKGRLKRTCLERIFTGSTTGGDAPQFFSPDNRDALAIDYLRERGLLVFDYRYARASSLLGGWLEMTVTERTQDAASFTLTRILSDSSTIVPFVGILGEIPAGTEIDPSDFASMLHTGTMAAGGYARLQGKITQMLSVFASLGLLIFRNGKFILTFAGERFSRGDVLPFERNESDLFTLQPNFEVIAGPELNLRVRFILELLSSRKNRDVIITHSVNRGGVARARERGMSTGEVVEFFRRHSRTPLPQNVQFSLETWAKAYGSIYFEPVMLMRFQDPETCRNVLHIPEIAPYIKERLSETALVVSSERISILTAILKRTGYLPEVYGESVADTARSGEPYAPQSISTILARYTMPEIHRNFFFPEDAPPSEKGIEEVHSKEKQSGRSGSW